In one Solanum lycopersicum chromosome 11, SLM_r2.1 genomic region, the following are encoded:
- the LOC101246887 gene encoding suppressor protein SRP40-like — translation MAMEVNEEKPVMEVKIEEALRSRIQHFKDNADSFTLERVRRLIEEDLELEKYALDVHKRFIKQILEKLMEDAAADGVPKDSQENLEKDTSLTKQEKEVLESPKKQVIKKDIKEPALDQAEMDDSPIMGVMSSKSESVDAQSLKVSESSIKKAIWERADHFRDNSESITLAGVRRLLEEDLGLEKNTLDAFKKFIHSQIDEVLIPSEAPKSSSVKKSPENKSKTAKKSGENSNSSSKRKRIAEKVKSGKNSAAKETVEKSEGLKKRKKPNSEDNVPAENQKEVSKNLSDEDSDGDTDKSDSEDGQSGSSAEIISDKEKVVKGASANTGYGKRVEHLKSIFKACGMSVAPFLYKRAKQVSDDKREGFLIKELEKMLSAEGLSSNPTEKEIKEVKKRKQTAKELEGIDLSNIVSNTRRRSTTSFVDPPRPKSPPKNDKNDDKDGDSDADDGSDDDKDDDDDEDDESSQSDEEFNGDDDEDSE, via the exons ATGGCGATGGAGGTGAACGAAGAGAAGCCAGTGATGGAAGTCAAGATTGAGGAAGCTTTGCGCTCTCGTATCCAACATTTCAAAGATAATGCCGA CTCCTTCACTTTGGAGAGGGTCCGTAGACTGATAGAGGAAGACTTGGAGCTTGAAAAGTATGCTCTTGATGTGCATAAACGATTCATTAAGCAGATCTTGGAGAAG CTAATGGAGGATGCTGCTGCTGATGGTGTCCCTAAGGATTCCCAGGAAAATTTGGAAAAAGATACTTCTTTGactaaacaagaaaaagaagtgcTCGAGTCCCCCAAAAAGCAAGTGATAAAGAAAGATATCAAAGAGCCAGCACTTGATCAAGCAGAAATGGATGATTCTCCTATAATGGGCGTTATGAGCTCGAAATCTGAGTCAGTGGATGCTCAAAGTCTAAAGGTAAGTGAGAGCTCAATAAAGAAGGCCATCTGGGAGAGAGCTGATCACTTCAGAGATAATTCCGA GTCAATAACTCTGGCTGGTGTTCGTAGACTTTTGGAAGAAGATCTTGGTCTTGAGAAAAATACTCTTGATGCCTTTAAGAAGTTTATTCATAGTCAAATAGATGAG GTGTTAATACCTTCTGAAGCTCCTAAATCTAGCAGTGTTAAGAAAAGCCCtgaaaacaaaagtaaaacaGCAAAGAAGAGTGGTGAAAACTCCAATTCTAGCAGCAAACGTAAACGTATAgcagaaaaagtaaaatcaggaaAGAATTCTGCTGCAAAAGAAACAGTTGAGAAATCTGAAGGACTGAAGAAACGGAAAAAACCTAATTCAGAAGATAATGTCCCTGCAGAAAATCAGAAAGAAGTTTCTAAGAATCTGTCAGATGAAGATAGTGACGGAGACACTGATAAGAGTGATTCTGAAGATGGTCAATCTGGATCGTCGGCTGAAATAATATCTGACAAG GAGAAAGTTGTAAAGGGAGCATCAGCTAATACTGGATACGGAAAACGTGTGGAACATCTGAAATCAATCTTCAAAGCTTGTGGGATGAG TGTTGCTCCTTTTCTTTATAAGAGAGCCAAACAGGTATCTGACGACAAACGTGAAGGCTTCCTGATAAAGGAGTTAGAAAAGATGCTTTCTGCAGAAGGACTATCATCGAACCCCACCGAAAAAG AAATCAAAGAAGTCAAAAAGAGAAAGCAAACAGCAAAAGAATTGGAAGGTATTGACTTAAGCAACATTGTTTCAAATACACGAAGGAGATCAACGACCAGCTTTGTGGATCCTCCAAGACCCAAGTCACCACCTAAAAATGATAAGAATGATGACAAGGATGGTGATAGCGATGCCGATGATGGAAGTGATGATGACAaagacgatgatgacgatgaagATGATGAGAGCAGTCAGAGTGATGAGGAGTTCAATGGAg ATGATGATGAGGACAGTGAATGA
- the LOC101246397 gene encoding gamma-glutamylcyclotransferase 2-3 isoform X2 → MVMWVFGYGSLIWKPGFNYDDRLFGFIKGYRRVFYQGSTDHRGTPEFPGRTVTLEPAEGEICWGMAYKITKEEDQEVALTYLEVREKQYDQKAYVDLFTEPAASAPAVSDVLVQIARAEGPSGPNKDYLFQLENALGLLGCEDKHVIDIAKEVRRILSEDEVTIS, encoded by the exons atggtgaTGTGGGTATTTGGATATGGATCTCTAATTTGGAAGCCTGGGTTTAACTACGATGATCGTCTTTTCGGTTTTATCAAAGGCTATCGTCGTGTCTTTTATCAAG GCAGTACTGATCATAGAGGGACACCAGAATTCCCAGGTAGAACAGTAACACTGGAGCCTGCTGAAGGAGAAATTtgt TGGGGTATGGCCTACAAGATAACGAAGGAGGAAGATCAAGAAGTGGCACTGACA TACCTTGAAGTCAGGGAAAAACAATATGACCAGAAGGCTTATGTAGATCTTTTCACT GAGCCTGCAGCATCAGCACCAGCTGTTTCTGATGTATTAGT TCAAATTGCTCGTGCAGAAGGCCCCTCAGGACCCAACAAAGATTACCTTTTCCAACTTGAAAATGCCCTTGGCCTTTTAG GATGTGAAGATAAACATGTCATCGACATAGCAAAGGAAGTCAGGCGCATACTTTCAGAAGACGAGGTAACCATCTCATGA
- the LOC101246397 gene encoding gamma-glutamylcyclotransferase 2-3 isoform X1, which translates to MVMWVFGYGSLIWKPGFNYDDRLFGFIKGYRRVFYQGSTDHRGTPEFPGRTVTLEPAEGEICWGMAYKITKEEDQEVALTYLEVREKQYDQKAYVDLFTEPAASAPAVSDVLVYIGSPDKKLNENYLGPASVEEIASQIARAEGPSGPNKDYLFQLENALGLLGCEDKHVIDIAKEVRRILSEDEVTIS; encoded by the exons atggtgaTGTGGGTATTTGGATATGGATCTCTAATTTGGAAGCCTGGGTTTAACTACGATGATCGTCTTTTCGGTTTTATCAAAGGCTATCGTCGTGTCTTTTATCAAG GCAGTACTGATCATAGAGGGACACCAGAATTCCCAGGTAGAACAGTAACACTGGAGCCTGCTGAAGGAGAAATTtgt TGGGGTATGGCCTACAAGATAACGAAGGAGGAAGATCAAGAAGTGGCACTGACA TACCTTGAAGTCAGGGAAAAACAATATGACCAGAAGGCTTATGTAGATCTTTTCACT GAGCCTGCAGCATCAGCACCAGCTGTTTCTGATGTATTAGT ATACATAGGTTCTCCAGACAAGAAGCTTAACGAGAACTACCTGGGACCTGCATCAGTTGAAGAAATTGCTAG TCAAATTGCTCGTGCAGAAGGCCCCTCAGGACCCAACAAAGATTACCTTTTCCAACTTGAAAATGCCCTTGGCCTTTTAG GATGTGAAGATAAACATGTCATCGACATAGCAAAGGAAGTCAGGCGCATACTTTCAGAAGACGAGGTAACCATCTCATGA